The sequence below is a genomic window from Lytechinus pictus isolate F3 Inbred chromosome 6, Lp3.0, whole genome shotgun sequence.
ACAATTATTGCAGCTGGaggtggggtggggggggggggtttccaTTTCGTCCAGTGCCAAtacgtccaattgccaactcggctactatcatttggtcaaCCATAAGTTtttccaatatccacatggtctaattgacattttgtctaataaccagttggtccgaTAGCCAGTTAGTCcgtataccatttggtctaattagaccaagtgtcaattgggcaaaaatgaatgaaaacaaaacaaatattagaccaactggttatgagacgaaatggtcatagacgaactgctgattagatgaagtgatgattggaccaaatttttattggactaaatggatgttagatgaaatgttcatgggtggaatggcattagactaaatgaaggtagaccatgtggtgagtggacgagttggcaaatAACCAGGGGGGAGGGGAATGAATCAGTCCTTAGTATGTCAAGTTTCAATTTACTCACCGGTAGATCGTTCAAGAGAAAGTAAGCGTTTTCGTCAATCTTCATCATCTCGCTCATCCACTTCTGCGTCTCGTTGGAAACTTCCCCATCGAGGACTTCTTGGACCTTTCTCTCAGCCGAGGTTAGGTCTCGAGGCTTGTAGTACCACTCGACCTCCTCTTCGTCCTCTTCAGAGCATTCTCCGTCATCGCAACTCCTATCtgattcttcttcctcctcttcctcttcttcactGAGATATCGGTCGTCTTCTCTGTCACCTTCATTTCTGCTAAaattttcttccccttcttcccCATGTTCTTCTTTTTCCATCCCTTCGTCTTCGTCTCCATCATGTTCTCGGCTCTTCATTTCATCTTTgcttttttctgttttcctgTCATTCTCTTCTCTCTTCTTATCTTCGTCATCTTCTTCCGTCACTTCTCCATCATCTTCCAGAGTATTCTCGTTGCCATGGTTATGATCAACCTCCGATTCGCGTCCCCCAAATTCATGTTTCGTTTCTGATTGATCAGAATCTGTGTGAAGTTTTTCATAGTATTGTGTTTGATGGTTGCCAGTGTTTTTGCAGTCTTTCCCAGGCAAGCAGAAATCCTCCTTTACATCATCATGGTTACCAGCATTTTCATCAGAGGGATAATATTCTCTGTCAGCGAGGTTTTCATCATCTTTGTCATTATCGGCATGGTAACCAATGTCAACATCATCGACCTCCTCCTCTTGCTCCTCATCTGCTTCAGGTGACCCAGGAGCGCCAGCCTCAAATCCTGGAGGGTTAACCCAATCAAAGTACTCCTTCCGATCCAGCCCCTTCATCGGCTCATAATCCTTATCATCGAGCAACCTCCCTTCTAATTCACTCGGAAACACCAACACCTTCTCCTCCTTCCCCACCGCCTCGGGGTCAAAGTTCTCCTTCCTGTCCGCTCCATCTTTCGCAGGAGCATCATCCACCAGCAGCCCTTGGGTCAaacccttcatcatcatcttcagctGTTCCCGAGGGAGGGCTTTGTCGGCGTTCTCGGTGGACATCATTTTCTCGATGGCCTCCCTGATCTTCTCCTTGGCATCCACCGAGTTTGGATCCTTGGCAAGCTGGACCAGGAGCCTCTCGCTCTCTTCTTCCGTGGAACCCATGATGCTCTGCATGACCTTCTTCATCCCGTTGAGAATCTTGCTCCTCATCTCTCCCGCACCACCGCCGCTGGTACCACCGCCTCCTCCCACAGGATACTCCGCATCCCCGTTGCCGTTGAGATCCCGGGAGTACTTGGCAGAGCCTGGCTCCGTCTCGTGGGCTAGCGTCTCCCGCGCACTCTTGGTCAACGCCTCATCGTCGTCCCCCTCCTCCGTCCGGGATTCGTCGTTCTTGAGGTTGACTTCGTTGGGGTCGATTGGCTCAGCCCCGAGATAGTCCGGGCCCTTCTCATCCTCGACATCGAGGTCCTTATCAGGATGCAAGAACTGTCAAATAATAGGAACAgacaaataagaaaaaagagtTATCATACCTTCTATCTCCTTAATgaagttaatatttttttctacactGTTATTGTAAATAGGCCTACTGGGATAAGAAATCAGAAAGAAATCTAACATAGATTTACAGAATAGCAAGTATGGATGCAGcattagaaaaaagaaaagaagaccGGCTGAAATAAAAGTAGAATGTGTCATTTTAGACCAAGAAAACAACAACTGAAGTTTGACTGAAATTGCACTAGAATTCTCAGTTGCGTGTAGCAACGCATCGCCACTTTGTTCATCTCAAGCTCATGTATCAAAGAGACAACACACAACATAGAGGAGTCTGAAAATAGCAATAGAATACTCCTTCACAAATTCGTTTTCTTTCTTGTTATTATGTGCAGCAAAAACTGCTTAGCTGAATCAGATGTTAATCGCAATAAAATAAACGTTTAATGATACAGGACAATACAAATAAATTCTCACAAAATGCCCCAAAGtatttctcctctctctctttctatttcttaaAATATGAACTAAAACCCTCAATTTGTGTTTACAAAGCAAGCTTGCAGTTGcaatatcattttatcatttcttATTCCTGCTAGATTGCAAAGAAAAGCAGAATTTCCAGACACATTATTTCATTGTAAGCATGGTATATCTTTGAAAGTTTGATCATTTTTAGATAAATAAGAAAGAAACTTTATGGAAAGAAAGGACTTACggcttttgttttatttggcCCGGCCTTTCCTTCCTTGGTCTAGAGAGGGCTCCCTCCATAAATGGACACTGATAGGAAAGAGAGACTCAGAGAAAAAGACTTTGAAGGCATGTTATTCAGAGATCTTATAAGACTTTAACTACTTGAAGGGGAATCTGCCCCAAAACAGTATGTTTTAacgaaaagagaaaaatcaaactagcataatgctgaaaattacaTCGAAATCCCATGTAAAATGAGTAATGACATCTTCAAACTTTGGGAGCTTTTTCATGAATAAGTTATGAACATCCTAATCTATATTTTATGTAAATGAGGGAACTGACGAGGTAATCCACTTgctattcattttgtatttcattaaaatcgtcTAATCTCCTTTAACGCAAAACAAAGTTTAATCCCCCCCCTTAAAATATAGGATTGCCATTGACATAACAGACTATGATTTGATGAAAAGCCTCTTATTAGCAAATCTGCAAAATTTGAAGTATTGTAAATTGTAAATTGTaatgaaacagaaacagaataaaatgcaaaagaaaatgaGTGACATCATTTACTCTCGTACGCATATCATATGTTGTGTATACAGTATATAGCtattttgtaacaaaaataagcaaaatttatatctctcataactttcatattttacatccaatttcaaagaaattatcaGCATATATaatgcttgtttaatttttatctttttattcaaattatctgTTTTCATTGAGAGGAATTCTCCTTTAATCTGTATGGTTTTGTTTCTATCCATCACCAAACTTTATCCTAAAAGGTTATACCCATGTTACAATAAGTTTATCAAAAAGTTAGGTACATAACAGtctgtcaaaacaaaacataatcCGACCAAAATTTGTTATGCATCAAAATTATTGTCAACTCCTTATCTGGGCATGTGTCCTACTGTACATAATGTATGACAATATTTGAATGCATCATTGTTTTGATCATTGTCCCTCCTCATTTCAGATGAAGCATCTATTTGTGACATCAATGGTACTCTTgatattgattggatcaatctcaTTTACTTGTGAGGCTTGGCCCTGGGGCTTACTCTAGACACAtcggcctgtattctgaagtcaggtttaactttaactcaggtttaaagttgtggtttaagtatggatagccaattattacataaatcactaacggtagagatatcataattCAGCTCaattggctctcaaatcattcattcatttgtctaCGAAGTATAAATACTAATATATGATTGTCTCCACCATCGGTGAATCAAGAAAGagcatagtaaacataagaaacatacaacttaataaaaattttgacacttttggcttctcataattttagcacagagttataccatggtctaagttaaacttgacttcagaatacgggcctctcAGTCTCACTCTCATTACATATcaccatcacccccccccccctctctctctctctctccctctcactctTTCTTATATGGATGTCTTCACTGCACAATGAGTAATGTTCTTAATTTGATTTTACTTAATGAATTTGTTTTCATCGTTTGAACGTTTGGTGGAAAAGGTCCAATCTTTCAATGAATTAGGTTATGATAATAAAGCCCATAGCTCTCAATAAAGCTCTCAAGgcccgtctgcaccagcccgagttttcaaataatCGCACTATTTCTGATCCAGCAAATTATCCTGGTCTGAaaaatctcaagattatttgtaatggagatgcAATCATCGGGATAGTTCACTGGATTAATCTCCAGATTGCatttgcaatcccaagtcaacttaggattatttgcaaaatagcatgctatttacaaattatcccgctaattcacAAAGCAGATGTACTctggattatttattcatggcctcatgcatcgatgcctcgcttgAGCACGAATTGCTCTTTTTGCGCTGGTGGAGATGgatttcttgaatctcgagattaatcgcgaagagggccaatcgagctaaaatctcgagattgagcaaactcgggctggtgcagcaccgccttctctctctatccatccatctatccatccatcatctctctctctctctctaatatTCATTATAGCATATCTGCCTCACCCCTCTTCATGATGTAtccattcaaattaaatcagCTACACTGTTACCATTAAACACATGGATACTACAACATGTAAATACACCTTTTACGAATTCACCCTCAAATTGTCCTCATTTTTATCAGAAAAAGCAtggatcagggccccgtcttacaaagatttatgACTGattcaatcaatctcaactttaTGGAAATAAAATCCATCCaaaccataatttttttctacaggacaTTTGCACTATCTCCTttatagtaaacaaagagaatcacactgagtcttcaagagaatgatgaatgtatgaaaatacaacatatctagaaaatattttgaataaatttgcatcttagatgttgacgttgctggccgtccatagttgtggttgattggatcaatcgtaactctttgtaagacgcaCCCTGCAGAAAAGCACAGCTCAGAAACGCAAATTACATTCATGAGTGCTGCAAGGAAATAATGTGGCTGTGGCAAAGTAAGTGCAGTGCCTGAATGTCAGACACAAGACAGAGAGAAAAACcgcattatttcatatttgagaATCCCTTCAATTaatttacttttaaaatgaatgtgGATCGAGCACAGTTCCAAAGCTCAGAGGACTCAATAGTGCAGCTTAATCTGGTCGACCTGTCATAAATTGTAAGATGCCACATCCGGGCCCCATTTACacagagttgcgattgatccaatcaaccacaactatggacggtcaGCAATGCCAACATAAAATGCAAatgtgttcaaaatattttctagatacgatgtatattcatacatctttggaagattcagtgtgattctctttgttattTAGGAGATTGtacaaatttcttgccgaaAAAATATGGCAAGGATGGatcatttccatacagttgagattgatcgggtaaatcataactttatgtaAAACGGGCCCTGATCTGCATGAATGAATTCATTAAAGGGGTATTAATAGATCTGTAAAAATTATCttgtcaacaacaaaaaaatcacaaaacaactcaat
It includes:
- the LOC129263352 gene encoding uncharacterized protein LOC129263352: MRSKILNGMKKVMQSIMGSTEEESERLLVQLAKDPNSVDAKEKIREAIEKMMSTENADKALPREQLKMMMKGLTQGLLVDDAPAKDGADRKENFDPEAVGKEEKVLVFPSELEGRLLDDKDYEPMKGLDRKEYFDWVNPPGFEAGAPGSPEADEEQEEEVDDVDIGYHADNDKDDENLADREYYPSDENAGNHDDVKEDFCLPGKDCKNTGNHQTQYYEKLHTDSDQSETKHEFGGRESEVDHNHGNENTLEDDGEVTEEDDEDKKREENDRKTEKSKDEMKSREHDGDEDEGMEKEEHGEEGEENFSRNEGDREDDRYLSEEEEEEEEESDRSCDDGECSEEDEEEVEWYYKPRDLTSAERKVQEVLDGEVSNETQKWMSEMMKIDENAYFLLNDLPDLDVIMTDNQLNGSNRVVADGLAADQECGTLLQLLDGEAKEGNGYKGKTSPHTKYENFEGLTVKDAVDAAGAGRIPLLYPTVYMHLAERSRQFVQRHFNLKSHLFFSYTHLVCRSAGPGILTAYSSIRRKDLSHPVHADNCQLDHKGYCHKRLPAFVWRDWSAILYLNHDFEGGEFIFANFNNTPQAQVNPKCGRLVGFSAGSENLHGVKGVIHGRRCALAMWYTLDPRFREVEFFNAADHLNMLYEKEYKQHHN